In the Haloferula helveola genome, one interval contains:
- a CDS encoding DUF1801 domain-containing protein yields the protein MKTAEDYLEWVPEKRRDAMRALHELIRRTAPDLEPVIVYGMIGYGMRPYETKSGSSGEWPLVALANQKAHMSLYLCCDGPDGYLAEKAAARLGKVSVGKSCVRFTKLENLNLDVVEELVIEAAKE from the coding sequence GTGAAGACGGCGGAGGATTACCTGGAATGGGTGCCGGAGAAGCGGCGGGACGCGATGCGGGCGCTGCACGAGTTGATCCGCCGCACGGCGCCGGATCTGGAGCCGGTGATCGTTTACGGCATGATCGGCTACGGCATGCGGCCCTACGAGACGAAGAGCGGTTCTTCGGGTGAGTGGCCCTTGGTGGCACTGGCCAACCAGAAGGCGCACATGAGTCTATACCTGTGCTGCGACGGCCCGGATGGCTACCTCGCCGAGAAGGCGGCCGCGCGGCTTGGCAAGGTGTCCGTCGGCAAGAGCTGCGTCCGCTTCACCAAGCTGGAGAATCTGAATCTCGACGTGGTCGAAGAACTGGTGATCGAGGCGGCGAAGGAGTGA
- a CDS encoding aspartate kinase, whose amino-acid sequence MALIVQKYGGTSVGTIDRIRNVAARVKRTRDEGNQVAAVVSAMSGITDKLIGMAKEFGENPSEREMDVLLATGEQQSIALVSLALHELGVPALSVTGRQAGITTTGSHTRGRIDAIDPQFMKRSLEAGNALVVAGFQGITPDGLIHTLGRGGSDLTAIAVAAAVGADVCQILTDVDGVYTCDPRIVPNARKLPEISYDEMLELASSGAKVMQSRSVEFAKKYGVVFEVRSSLNDNPGTMVLEEHPDMENVVIRGVSIERSQARVTITGIPDEPGMSAKILCALGDAEINIDMIISNIASDGMARHSFTMHSNDLGKAQAALKPVLAEISGESKIETEAGIAKLSCVGIGMRSHSGVAATMFKALGEAGINIGMISTSEIKIAVTVDETRIEDAARAVHDAFELDKAPA is encoded by the coding sequence ATGGCCCTGATTGTCCAGAAATACGGCGGAACCTCCGTCGGCACCATCGACCGCATCCGCAACGTCGCCGCACGGGTGAAACGCACCCGCGACGAGGGCAACCAGGTGGCGGCGGTCGTTTCGGCGATGTCGGGCATCACCGACAAGTTGATCGGCATGGCCAAGGAGTTCGGCGAGAACCCGAGCGAGCGGGAGATGGACGTGCTGCTGGCCACCGGCGAGCAGCAGTCGATCGCCTTGGTCTCGCTGGCTCTTCACGAGCTCGGCGTTCCCGCGCTCTCAGTCACCGGCCGTCAGGCGGGCATCACCACCACCGGATCACACACGCGCGGCCGGATCGACGCCATCGACCCGCAGTTCATGAAGCGCTCGCTTGAGGCGGGCAACGCGCTGGTCGTCGCCGGCTTCCAGGGCATCACCCCCGACGGCCTCATCCACACCCTCGGCCGTGGCGGATCTGACCTCACCGCGATCGCCGTGGCGGCCGCCGTCGGTGCCGATGTCTGCCAGATCCTCACCGACGTCGACGGCGTCTACACCTGCGACCCGCGGATCGTTCCCAACGCCCGCAAGCTACCGGAGATCTCGTACGACGAAATGCTTGAGCTGGCCTCGTCCGGCGCGAAAGTGATGCAATCGCGGTCGGTCGAGTTCGCCAAGAAATACGGCGTCGTCTTCGAAGTCCGTTCCTCCCTCAACGACAACCCGGGCACGATGGTGCTCGAAGAACATCCCGATATGGAAAACGTCGTCATCCGCGGAGTCTCGATCGAGCGCTCCCAAGCCCGCGTCACCATCACCGGCATTCCGGACGAGCCCGGCATGTCGGCGAAGATCCTCTGCGCCCTCGGCGACGCGGAGATCAACATCGACATGATCATCTCGAACATCGCGAGCGACGGCATGGCCCGCCATTCGTTCACGATGCACTCGAACGACCTCGGCAAAGCCCAGGCAGCGCTCAAGCCGGTGCTCGCCGAGATCAGCGGCGAGTCGAAGATCGAGACCGAGGCCGGCATCGCCAAGCTGTCCTGCGTCGGTATCGGCATGCGTTCCCACTCCGGCGTTGCCGCCACCATGTTCAAGGCCCTCGGCGAGGCCGGCATCAACATCGGCATGATCTCGACTTCCGAGATCAAGATCGCCGTGACCGTCGACGAGACCCGCATCGAGGATGCCGCCCGCGCCGTCCACGACGCCTTCGAGCTCGACAAGGCCCCGGCCTGA
- a CDS encoding response regulator, translated as MRSTRILIIDDEPDFTALLKANLEEAGDFLVRQVNQSEQAVKAAHEFRPHLCIIDVVMPGMDGGDIVAKFRADPVLSDTPIMMLTALVEENPDSIDGETQTGGLAFVSKTSDFETILACIEKHLEEVGK; from the coding sequence ATGAGATCCACCCGAATTCTGATCATCGACGACGAGCCGGACTTCACCGCGCTCCTGAAAGCCAACCTCGAGGAGGCCGGCGACTTTCTCGTCCGCCAGGTCAACCAGTCCGAGCAGGCGGTGAAGGCGGCCCACGAGTTCCGGCCCCACCTTTGTATCATCGACGTCGTCATGCCCGGCATGGACGGCGGCGACATCGTGGCCAAGTTCCGGGCCGACCCGGTATTGAGCGACACCCCGATCATGATGCTGACCGCGCTGGTCGAGGAGAACCCCGACAGCATCGACGGCGAAACGCAGACCGGCGGGCTCGCCTTCGTCAGCAAGACGTCCGATTTCGAAACCATCCTCGCGTGCATCGAAAAGCATCTCGAGGAAGTGGGGAAGTGA
- a CDS encoding TlpA disulfide reductase family protein — MKAAAFLVLAALALPLSAKDKETKVPDASVSQVRWGQVVNEVEFDASSLEGKVVVVEEWGVNCPPCIASLPDMARLAKRYDSKGLAVIGFEVQGGDKETINKLLKKARVKYPVMTGGMVPVSTGGIPHALVFDHTGKLVWHGHPANDDFEDAVKDALRAMPKL; from the coding sequence ATGAAAGCCGCCGCGTTTCTCGTCCTCGCCGCCCTCGCCCTGCCATTGTCCGCCAAGGACAAGGAGACGAAGGTGCCGGATGCCTCGGTCAGCCAGGTCCGCTGGGGCCAGGTGGTCAATGAGGTCGAATTCGATGCCTCCTCGCTCGAGGGCAAGGTCGTCGTGGTCGAGGAATGGGGTGTCAACTGCCCTCCCTGCATCGCCAGCCTGCCGGACATGGCGCGGCTCGCCAAACGCTACGACAGCAAAGGCCTCGCCGTGATCGGTTTCGAGGTCCAGGGCGGCGACAAGGAGACGATCAACAAGCTCCTCAAAAAGGCCCGGGTGAAATACCCGGTCATGACCGGGGGGATGGTTCCCGTTTCAACCGGCGGCATCCCTCACGCGCTCGTCTTCGACCACACCGGCAAGCTCGTGTGGCACGGCCATCCGGCCAACGACGACTTCGAGGACGCGGTGAAGGATGCCCTCAGGGCGATGCCGAAACTCTGA
- a CDS encoding sulfatase, with product MNLRTLLYLALTAPALAKPNIVMFVTDDQSPIAGCYGSKLIQTPHLDALAAEGTLFTNAFATTASCSASRSVILTGLHNHANGQYGHVHHYHHFETYNDCAAISLPNQLRLNGYRTAHIGKYHVAPEAVYSYDTFLKEQGGGHNTPEWIESCKPLFEEKSDKPFFLTFWTHDPHRSGGVVKSAPEELKPNLFGNPQPGKQYGQTPEVAYDPAEVTVPGWLPDTIECRREIAQYYQSCTRTDLALGKLVQALKDAGQYENTMIIYTADHGMAFPGAKTTVYEAGLRVPFIVHMPGQTKAVVNNALISHADITPSLLDAAGGYDAKTGGPKKLAPIPKVGRGENPGTGNLKRYQGRSWIPILNEAEPKGWDSHFASHTFHEIQMYYPMRAIRDRQYKLIWNIASPLPYPFASDLWAASSWQAQFRKGKDAKYGHRSVDSYIQRPAFELYDLEADPSESKNLADDPKLASRLEIMKEQLKTAQKQTADPWLLKWSYE from the coding sequence ATGAACCTCCGCACTCTCCTTTACCTCGCGCTCACCGCGCCGGCCTTGGCCAAGCCGAACATCGTGATGTTCGTGACCGATGACCAAAGCCCGATCGCCGGTTGCTACGGATCGAAGCTGATCCAGACGCCCCACCTCGATGCCCTCGCCGCCGAAGGCACGCTCTTCACCAACGCCTTCGCCACCACTGCTTCCTGCTCGGCCAGCCGCTCGGTCATCCTCACCGGCCTGCACAATCACGCCAACGGTCAGTATGGACACGTCCACCACTACCACCACTTCGAAACCTACAACGATTGCGCCGCGATCAGCCTGCCGAACCAGCTCCGGCTGAATGGCTACCGCACCGCCCACATCGGCAAGTATCACGTCGCCCCGGAAGCCGTGTATTCCTACGACACCTTCCTTAAGGAACAGGGCGGAGGCCACAACACCCCTGAGTGGATCGAGTCGTGCAAACCGCTGTTCGAGGAGAAGTCGGACAAGCCGTTCTTCCTCACCTTCTGGACCCACGACCCGCACCGCAGCGGGGGTGTCGTCAAATCCGCGCCCGAGGAGCTGAAGCCGAACCTGTTCGGCAACCCGCAGCCCGGGAAACAATACGGGCAGACGCCTGAAGTCGCCTACGACCCGGCCGAAGTCACCGTGCCGGGATGGCTGCCGGACACCATCGAGTGTCGACGCGAGATCGCGCAGTACTACCAGAGCTGCACCCGTACCGACCTCGCGCTCGGCAAGCTGGTCCAGGCGCTGAAGGACGCGGGGCAGTACGAGAACACGATGATCATCTACACCGCCGACCACGGCATGGCCTTCCCGGGTGCCAAGACCACCGTCTACGAGGCCGGCCTGCGGGTTCCGTTCATCGTCCATATGCCCGGCCAGACAAAGGCCGTGGTCAACAACGCGCTGATTTCCCACGCCGACATCACCCCGTCGCTACTCGACGCGGCGGGCGGCTACGATGCCAAGACCGGCGGCCCGAAGAAACTCGCTCCGATCCCCAAGGTCGGACGCGGCGAGAACCCCGGCACCGGCAACCTGAAGCGTTACCAAGGCCGCAGCTGGATCCCGATCCTCAACGAAGCCGAGCCGAAGGGCTGGGACAGCCATTTCGCGTCCCACACCTTCCACGAGATCCAGATGTACTACCCGATGCGCGCCATCCGTGACCGCCAGTACAAGTTGATCTGGAACATCGCATCGCCCCTGCCCTACCCCTTCGCCAGCGACCTGTGGGCGGCCTCCTCATGGCAGGCCCAGTTCCGCAAGGGCAAGGACGCGAAGTACGGCCATCGTAGTGTCGATTCCTACATCCAGCGCCCCGCCTTCGAGCTCTACGACCTCGAGGCCGATCCATCGGAGTCGAAGAACCTCGCCGACGACCCGAAGCTCGCGAGCCGGCTCGAGATCATGAAGGAGCAGCTCAAGACGGCGCAAAAACAGACCGCCGACCCGTGGCTCCTGAAGTGGAGCTACGAGTGA
- a CDS encoding gamma carbonic anhydrase family protein, translated as MAIESYESFHPEIHPTAFLASSADVIGRVTLAEETSVWYNTTLRGDINEIVVGPRSNIQDNAVVHLADDLGCYVGELVTVGHSAIIHACTLKDETLIGMGAIVLDGAVIGERSIVGAGTVVTGGTIIPPGSLVLGTPAKVVRTLSLDEQRGVKHWAEKYVVQSRKFMARE; from the coding sequence ATGGCCATCGAATCCTACGAGTCCTTCCACCCGGAGATCCACCCGACCGCCTTTCTCGCTTCGAGCGCCGACGTGATCGGTCGAGTCACTCTCGCTGAGGAAACAAGTGTTTGGTACAACACGACCCTCCGCGGAGACATCAACGAGATCGTCGTCGGACCCCGGTCGAACATCCAGGACAACGCCGTCGTCCACCTCGCCGACGACCTTGGCTGCTATGTCGGTGAACTCGTCACCGTCGGCCACTCCGCCATCATCCATGCCTGCACTCTGAAGGACGAGACGTTGATCGGAATGGGCGCCATCGTCCTCGACGGTGCGGTCATCGGCGAGCGGTCCATCGTCGGAGCCGGTACCGTGGTCACTGGCGGCACGATCATCCCGCCAGGCTCACTGGTTCTCGGCACCCCTGCCAAGGTGGTCCGCACACTGTCACTCGACGAGCAACGCGGGGTGAAGCACTGGGCCGAGAAGTACGTCGTCCAGTCCCGGAAATTCATGGCGAGGGAGTGA
- a CDS encoding zinc ribbon domain-containing protein: MWDILQQIELNNLRSRQTDAEGQVRNSDFRVGGVEHRISKLELVCQALYELLRERGGMTDEELRRKIREIDLRDGAEDTRMRPKPVHCPKCAATTTAGALYCPQCGAVIAPKYPFSP; this comes from the coding sequence ATGTGGGATATCCTCCAACAAATCGAACTGAACAATCTTCGGTCCCGCCAGACGGATGCCGAAGGTCAGGTGCGCAACTCCGACTTCCGGGTCGGAGGCGTGGAGCACCGGATCTCGAAGCTCGAGCTGGTTTGCCAAGCCCTCTACGAGCTGCTGCGTGAGCGGGGTGGCATGACCGATGAGGAACTCCGGCGGAAGATTCGGGAAATCGATCTTCGGGACGGAGCAGAGGACACCCGAATGCGTCCCAAGCCGGTTCACTGTCCGAAGTGCGCCGCGACCACGACGGCCGGTGCCCTCTACTGCCCGCAGTGCGGTGCGGTGATCGCGCCGAAGTATCCGTTTTCTCCCTGA
- the kbl gene encoding glycine C-acetyltransferase: protein MFPQDFNQHLTDTLSEIDSAGLYKRERLIDSTQSSTVRLKDGREVINMCANNYLGLADHPEVVGAAKDALDRWGFGMASVRFICGTQTLHKKLEETISRFLGTEDTILYPSCFDANGGLFEVLLGPEDAVISDSLNHASIIDGVRLCKAKRFRYANNDMADLEAKLQEADAAGARFKLVTTDGVFSMDGIIAQLDKVHEIAAKYNAIVHFDDCHATGFLGERGRGTHEHCGLFGKIDLTTGTLGKALGGASGGYTSGKKEVIDLLRQRSRPYLFSNTIAPPIVAASVKVFEMLESSTELADRVKENTRYFREAMAGTGFTIAGKDHPISPVMLGDAALSQKFADKLLEHGVYAIGFFFPVVPKDTARIRTQISAAHTREQLDKGIEAFVKTGKELGVI, encoded by the coding sequence ATGTTCCCTCAGGACTTCAACCAGCACCTCACGGACACCCTTTCCGAGATCGACTCCGCCGGACTCTACAAGCGCGAACGTCTGATCGACTCGACCCAGAGCTCGACCGTCCGGCTCAAGGACGGCCGCGAGGTCATCAACATGTGTGCCAACAACTACCTCGGCCTCGCGGACCATCCCGAGGTCGTCGGCGCCGCCAAGGACGCGCTCGACCGCTGGGGGTTCGGCATGGCCAGCGTGCGGTTCATTTGCGGCACCCAGACGCTCCACAAGAAGCTCGAGGAAACGATCAGCCGCTTCCTCGGCACCGAGGACACCATCCTCTACCCGAGCTGTTTCGACGCCAACGGCGGCCTGTTCGAGGTCCTGCTCGGACCCGAGGACGCGGTGATTTCCGACTCGCTCAATCACGCGTCGATCATCGACGGCGTCCGTCTCTGCAAGGCCAAGCGCTTCCGCTACGCCAACAACGACATGGCCGACCTCGAAGCCAAACTTCAGGAAGCCGACGCCGCGGGTGCGCGCTTCAAGCTGGTCACGACCGACGGCGTGTTCTCGATGGACGGCATCATCGCCCAACTCGACAAGGTCCACGAAATCGCGGCGAAGTACAACGCGATCGTCCACTTCGACGACTGCCACGCCACCGGCTTCCTCGGCGAGCGCGGCCGCGGCACCCACGAGCACTGCGGACTCTTCGGCAAGATCGACCTCACCACCGGCACCCTCGGCAAGGCGCTCGGCGGCGCTTCCGGCGGTTACACGTCCGGCAAGAAGGAGGTCATCGACCTGCTGCGCCAGCGTTCGCGTCCCTATCTCTTCTCCAACACGATCGCCCCGCCGATCGTCGCGGCCTCGGTGAAAGTCTTCGAGATGCTCGAGTCCTCGACCGAGCTCGCCGACCGCGTGAAGGAGAATACCCGCTACTTCCGGGAAGCAATGGCCGGCACCGGCTTCACCATCGCCGGCAAGGACCACCCGATCTCACCGGTCATGCTCGGCGACGCGGCACTATCGCAGAAGTTCGCCGACAAGTTGTTGGAACACGGCGTCTACGCGATCGGCTTCTTCTTCCCGGTCGTCCCGAAGGACACGGCCCGCATCCGCACCCAGATCAGCGCCGCCCATACCCGCGAGCAGCTCGACAAGGGCATCGAGGCCTTCGTCAAGACCGGCAAGGAACTCGGTGTGATCTGA
- a CDS encoding DUF6515 family protein, whose amino-acid sequence MKTSLHLLALAGSLALASCVVPTDGVVTARTTVYEPGYRVSTLPTGYSSVMVGGDRYYTHNGTYYRRRDNGYVVVESPRHHHDRYDHHARTHRDHYNTGAYVQTLPNGYRTITRNGDTYYHYDDSYFRRRGDGYVVVDLDI is encoded by the coding sequence ATGAAAACATCACTCCATCTCCTTGCCCTCGCCGGATCTCTCGCTCTCGCGAGCTGTGTGGTTCCGACCGACGGCGTCGTCACTGCCCGCACCACCGTCTATGAGCCCGGCTACCGGGTGAGCACCCTGCCTACCGGATACAGCAGCGTGATGGTCGGCGGAGACCGCTATTACACCCACAACGGGACCTACTACCGTCGCCGCGACAACGGCTACGTCGTGGTCGAATCGCCGCGTCATCACCACGACCGCTACGATCACCACGCACGCACCCACCGCGACCACTATAACACCGGAGCTTACGTGCAGACCCTGCCGAACGGCTACCGGACCATCACCCGCAATGGTGACACCTATTACCACTACGACGATTCCTACTTCCGCCGCCGTGGCGACGGATACGTCGTCGTCGACCTCGACATCTGA
- the rnhA gene encoding ribonuclease HI: MKEVTIHTDGACRGNPGPGGYGVVMVSGRHRLELSEGYRRTTNNRMELLAAIVALEKLKTACRVTLYSDSRYPVDAMTKGWLRGWKYRGWRTSNRQPVKNPDLWRRLEATSEPHEIEWKWLRGHAGHRENERCDELAVAASRGSRLEIDAAFEAPAEDGLL; encoded by the coding sequence GTGAAGGAAGTCACCATCCACACCGACGGCGCGTGCCGGGGCAATCCCGGGCCGGGCGGCTATGGTGTGGTCATGGTCAGCGGCCGACACCGGCTCGAACTTTCCGAAGGGTATCGCCGGACGACCAACAACCGCATGGAGCTGCTTGCGGCGATCGTCGCGCTCGAGAAACTGAAGACCGCTTGCCGCGTGACGCTCTATTCCGATTCACGCTACCCGGTCGACGCCATGACCAAGGGTTGGCTGCGGGGATGGAAGTACCGTGGATGGCGTACTTCGAACCGGCAACCGGTGAAGAACCCCGACCTGTGGCGGCGCCTTGAGGCGACTTCAGAGCCCCATGAGATCGAGTGGAAGTGGCTGCGGGGACACGCCGGCCACAGGGAGAACGAGCGATGCGACGAACTCGCCGTCGCCGCTTCCCGCGGTTCCAGGCTGGAGATCGACGCGGCATTCGAGGCGCCGGCGGAGGACGGGCTGCTTTGA
- a CDS encoding DUF4328 domain-containing protein: MHEPSLNPYDTPEHAPEESGADVSKLPPGPYGAYRDNRILVRWVIGTVLLYLAFNLFWAVVNLLYTYSVTASSSELFNRIVEIAERAAWVNIISFVLFGVWINRTGKNAWLFQQLKTRAKDPKLPKAESLSDTPGWAVGWYFIPIANLWKPFTAMRDFVRASVTVEPMPSYLLPFWWALWLLSSFGDTTTGDGFTALTAAWSADAVVVAVTCASGVNVGLAVIAIQLLRSVTRLQHDSAIYFASMPPEQLAARPKSALPIEGPHA, from the coding sequence ATGCACGAGCCGTCGCTGAACCCCTACGATACCCCGGAGCACGCGCCGGAGGAATCGGGAGCCGACGTCTCGAAGCTGCCGCCCGGCCCCTACGGAGCTTACCGCGACAACCGCATCCTCGTTCGCTGGGTCATCGGGACGGTGCTGCTCTACCTTGCCTTCAACCTCTTCTGGGCGGTGGTGAACCTGCTCTACACCTACTCCGTCACCGCGTCGTCATCGGAACTCTTCAACCGCATCGTCGAGATTGCCGAACGGGCGGCTTGGGTGAATATCATCAGCTTTGTCCTCTTCGGTGTCTGGATCAACCGCACCGGCAAGAACGCCTGGCTGTTCCAGCAACTCAAGACGCGCGCCAAGGACCCGAAACTGCCCAAGGCCGAATCACTGTCGGACACCCCCGGCTGGGCCGTCGGCTGGTACTTCATCCCGATCGCCAACCTCTGGAAGCCGTTCACCGCCATGCGCGATTTCGTGCGTGCGTCGGTCACTGTCGAGCCGATGCCGTCCTACCTGCTGCCGTTCTGGTGGGCCTTGTGGCTGCTGTCCTCCTTCGGCGACACCACGACCGGCGACGGCTTCACCGCCCTGACCGCGGCATGGAGCGCCGATGCGGTCGTGGTCGCGGTCACTTGCGCCAGCGGTGTGAACGTCGGACTCGCCGTGATCGCGATCCAGCTGCTGCGCAGCGTCACGCGGCTGCAGCACGACTCGGCCATCTACTTCGCATCGATGCCACCGGAGCAGCTCGCGGCGCGACCAAAATCGGCACTGCCGATCGAGGGACCGCATGCCTGA